CAGTGAGTCCTTAATTAAGTAGTTTGATTTAAACTTAAAAGAAAAATGTAGTTTGATTAAAAATATGAGAAATTCTTTACTCCATTCAGATTAGATAAAAGGGTTGACAATGACATATATGAATGTTTAAGGGTATTATATTCTTACTATTCGGAAAATAATAGGAGAGATTGGTCTATATTTTTGGGAATTGTTTTGACTATAGATCGATATTGGGATCATTATTAAAGAATCTAAAATGAAAATAAGAATTATTTTTCCTTTATATGCTCTGTATAGCTAGTCTTTTTGATACATTGCAACATTATCATATTAACTGAGATTTATCCCTTTTCAGTAGATCATTTTTGGACGACACGTACCGTTCTTGAAACGTTTAAATCCTACGAATTTTATCCGATAAATTATAAATAATTGACATTATCATTCTCAAtcactttaattaattaattaataaaaattaacctTTGGTAAAAGAAATATTTACATGAACACAAAAGGTGAATATCAAAACATAAGTAAGGACATCAATACTACATAAAGCCGCTTATAGACGGCCATTAAATTAACAACATCTCTTTCTTTCATACACACTCAATCAATCACTCATagtttaagtcataattaaatcataatattaattagggttaaaATGGTTTAAATTACTCTAGCTAGCTAGCTAGCCGGCTCTTCTCTCTCCCTGAAAACTAAACCAAACAAACCCTTTTTTAATGCATTTTTCTTGAACAACCTCTTTGAAAAATTGCATAACTAACCCTTTTCCATCCTTTAAAGCCTTCTCTCATTGGACGACCATATATACTAATTAGTCATCACTAAatctttctttctctctctctctctctcagtcTCTCTTTCACTACTTCCTTGAGCTTGTTAGCAATAATTTAATGGCGAAGTTGTCACAGAAGAAGCAAAAACCTAGTGCTGATATTCATCAAAAGGGCAAAACAACCACGGATAAAGGCCACAAAGAGGACGAGAAAGAGCGTACCTCGCGATTCTCCGCCTCGACGTAGTTCAATTTATCGAGGCGTTACAAGGTTAGTATATGTTAAAAATATACTCTTTTCATACGTTTGTAATTCGCCCAACGACGTTTTCCATAGTATCTACGATTTTAGGAGATTAAGAATTTTATCATGGATTATAGTCAATTAGTACACTACTAGATTCATGCAtcttaaatttaataatattttttctcctttataaaaaaatatttatcatttcATTCAAGATAAATATTAAGAAAATTAAATGAATTCTTGTTGATATTAATCAAGGCACCGGTGGACAGGCCGATATGAAGCTCACCTGTGGGATAAAAATTGTTGGAATGAGTCACAGAATAAGAAAGGAAGACAAGGTTAATTAATTACTAGTACTTGATATATACTATTGTGTACATTTTTCTTTTTCCAATATTAATTGCTTTTACTTGATTtatctatattaataaataaataaattatttattttctttttaattttctaTATCGGGATTTCGGTGCTTGACGGTGGAATTTTCAACTCGAATTAATGCAGTATATCTAGGTAGGTTCACTATTTCATTTTCTGAGACTGTTAGCTAAAACCTCCTGATCAAACTCCTAAATTATCggaattatatttaataaataattatatgtttaattaatttatattattaattgaatatcaaaaaaaaaaatatattattattatcgtgaTTATTAATTGTGTAATTAGGTGGCATATGACGATGAAGAAGCTGCTGCGCACGCTTATGACTTGGCAGCACTGAAATATTTGGGGTGATCAAGACACTATCCTCAATTTTCCAGTAAATAATTTTTACTCTAATTAATCTCACAAATAAATTGTGTCATTTTTGTGATTTTATTAATTTATTCCTTGTAATTTTTatgtagtttttaaataaaaaatttaacaattaaaattttattttgtaataattaatattaatgtagTTATCCACCTATGAAGAAGAGGTTAAAGAAATGGAGGGACTAGCAAAAGAAGAATATATTGGATCTCTTAGGAGGTAATTAATTACTACCGATATGCTATACGCTACGAGCTGTTGCCTTAATGAAACTATTTTTAAACTAAACACTTAATTTGTACTAATTAAGTACTTATTTGATTGGTTAAATGTTTGGATTAATTTTCTATTTTCATTATATTTTTCAGAAAGAGCAGTGGGTTTTCTCGTGGAGTTTCTAAATATAGAGGTGTTGCAAGGTAATAATCatgacaatttttttttctttcgaaatAAATGACAGAATAGTCTCTAACGTATACATATAGGATAATGACACCATAGATCCTTCAACTATAATTCGTCTAACGATTGAGTCTATAAACTAATTAACAGCACGCATAGCTTAAACTATATACGGTTCTGTTAACATTCACGGTATTTCGTGTAAACTGGCAATGACGGTTCCGTTAATTGCGGATGCTTCCTGAGATGGCAAAAAGGGCTAGCTTTCCAATGAGTAGAAGTTGGGGCCAATAAATGGAGCCGTTAACACTGCGTGAAAATAAATAACGGTTAGATTCGACTGTTAGACGGTATAGTAATTCAAATGGATCAATAAATTGATACGCTTCTACTCGACCATTTTATTCTAATAaaattattcttttttttttataaaaaataataataatttaagtgGCTATAAGTGACAATTAGTTAAGTCTATGAACTCAAGTGTTAGACAAGTGATAGTTGAAAGGTCTATTTTGTAATTATTCCAATACATATTACTTGAACCATTGATCGAGTCTATGTTATTTATGGGAAAAAATGACAAGTAATTAGGTTCGACGGAAGAGTACTAACTGAAGTATCCATATTTTAATGCATAGTGTTATTAGTGAATCTTTGAGTTAGATCCACACACTAACGTGACAAGAAtggcttttattttaatttaaatgAAAGCATTTTTATAATCTAACACTTCAAAATGAAGATCATGAATTATATATCTTTCTAAAATGGTGTCAATAATTAAAGTTCAATTTATTTCCTTTAAAATGTGCAGACACCATCATAATGGACGATGGGAGGCTCGAATAGGAGATGTGTTTGGCAACAAATACCTGTACCTTGGAACATATGGtaatttttttactaatattctttCTCTAATTACTTAAAGTTGCTATTATTTTTATCTCAAATATGTTAACTGTTACAGATATTAACTAAACCTGGTAGAGGTTTAAGTTTTCAAATTTCAAATAGACCCGGGCCATGTCATAGAGATCTTAGTAAGAAGATAAATAATATATGGTGTCTTCAATTATGTTTTCGTCTACTTTAGAGACGCtcaaattaaaaacgtattttaattattgtcatttttaataaaaaacacGTCTTTTGAATATATTGGAGTAAGACGATATATCTCTAAATACACAATAAATAGTGGCGGAGCCAAGATCCGAAAGTAGTGGGTTCATTTTAACATTAGATTGTAACATTAAGCGGCTAAAAAAAATTAAGTCACACCACAAAAATTTTTGGATGAAATCAAAATTAAATCTATTGAAATTTAATTAATACATAATCAATCATCTTATAAAAAAAACtcttattattttttaaataatgTCTAATGAAGCATTAACTTACATGACATAGATTTCCGAAAGCTTAAAGACTTGACAATTTtagttatgtacatatatatagtatgataattttaaattatttaatattaattcctTCATTATATTCTCTTAATGGTTGTTCCATTAAACTTTAAAGGAATATAATTTTTAGTGGGTTCATTTTTATTAAGATAATTTTAATCTGTTTTAAAATTTAAGaactatttaattttttttaaaaaattataatGTCCATGTTAATAAGTGTAGCTCCGCCACTGACAATAAATATACCATAATAAATAATGCATTTCTAGACGCACAACGAATATACTTCGATAGACAGATACTTTACAATATATAAATTAGGAAAAATGTTTTTGACATCTATTCTCTTAACTCTTATTATTTGTCtttttaaccttttttttttttatatattataaaatatataatattcttGCAATCTTTCTCTAGACATGAATCTGGAAACCTAAATTTGTCCAGCAACTACCAACAAACACATGCACATAATATATAGGTCAAATTAATAAGCCCCACATGATTGATGTTATATCAACACAAAACCTAACTTATACTGTGACCAGCTCAGGCAGCCATTTAAGATTAATGTATCAAACTTCAATATTAATGAAATAAATTTAATTTTGACCCACGTACAACGTCTCTCCCACCAAATTTCGCATGCTAATTAAATTCTTCGATCCCAAAGTAAATCTTCAAAAACATTTCTTCATCCTCTTGTGTGGTACTTAGATTAATTTTCACCAGATGTAAAAATGGCATGCCTCGGATCCATAATTCGCATATCATTTCGTTTTAACAAAATTTAttatctattttaaatgaatttaaaaatataaaatataattaattgtGATATATTATTAGTGTGTTTTGTTGGTTTTCTGAGAAGGGAAATATTATTATACTCGAAAAACATTTATGTTCACTGTTTACTCTGAAAACATTACAAAAATTAGTTAAAAGAAATAGAAATTATTCCAAATTTGAGTACAATAATATAAATCTTTCCAAATTAAATCTGATCTATTAATCTTTACATTTCACCATGATTATTTATATAGTATTTTCGAAGTGATGAGTGGTACATTATCAAATGTAATAATACAACCGTTAAAAAAATGAGATTAATTTATTATACAGATGCTTAACAATCTATTAATTACTGTTACAATAATTTTAATTGCAGCTACACAAGAAGAAGCTGCCACGGCATATGATATTGCTGCTATAGAGTACAGAGGACTTAACGCCGTTACCAACTTTGACCTCAGCCGTTACATCAAATGGTTACGTCCCTCTAACAACGTTAATTCTAATAAACCTAGTAATGACCTCGATAGCAATTATACCAAGCCCTAACTCTGACTTTGGAGTACAAGCCAAAGCCTGAGTTAGGGTTTGATCAATCCACTATTAGTGGACCAAGCTCATCAAGTGGCAGTGAATCGTCAACTAAACCACCGCGGCTGAATGGTGGCGGCGCCACCGGAGCAACCTCATCATCAGCCCTAGAGCTTTTGTTGCAATCatcaaaatttaaagaaatgttggaGAGGacctcttcatcatcatcagttGTAGATTGTCCTTCGACGCCGCCTATAGAATCAAATTTGCCACCTCGGCGGAGCTTTCCAGACGATATTCAGACTTATTTCGCTTCCCATGATGCCGGAAACTACGCCGAGGGTGATGACATTATCTTTAGTGAACTTAACTTGATTTCTTCACCAATCTTTCATTACGAACTTGATCATTAATTAGTAAAAGTTATTTTTTTTTCCAAGTTAGACGAATTATCAATTATTGATAtatgtttcttttctttttttttacaaCTATAGAAAATTATAAAGAGTTTGCAAGATGCTATTGGACTAAATAATATTTTACTTAATTGTAGATACAATTAAGAGGAAGTgatctattttttttttgaaacaaaGAGAAGTGATCTAGACATTCAATTTGATCAACTAATCTTATATATGTTAAGTAATTAATGAGACATGCAATTTTGTCTTTTATATATATGCATGCATGCATATACAAGAGCACTATATATAGTCTATACATGTTTGTCTTTTTATTTATGCTCACGCACGTCTCTAGATATATATTATCTATATTATCTTCTATACTGAGCACAAATGTGATTAGCTAGCTAGCTCAAATATATAGTAAACGCAAAAGGGATAATTCAATCTTGATTTGATTTGTGTACGTCCATTTGTATTTTAATCAAAAATTTAAACGCAAACAAAAATTTCTCGGTCAATCACACGCGTTCGATAAACAATACTATGGCATGCATACTATAGTCAGATCCATGGTCTCTAGAATGAAAAGCATATCAGATAATCATTAATCTCTGATTATGCATACAATAACTTAATTACGTATACTAGCTAGCTAGAAACTTTTTTGTTGGATATTGTTCCATATGACAAATTTTATATAGCTGATAAACTTGTCAAAAAACAAACTTCAAAGTTATCATATTTTTTTGAGATGAACCATTTTGCATGTATCAAATTATTTATCTGTTGATCGATTTCAGTAAGTTAATAAAGTATCAGatttcagaagaaaaaaaaaaaaaaaaaaaaggaaaaaatctAATCTAATTCAACTTAATTCTTGCATGCAACAAGATATACAATTgcccataatatatatatatatatatataaatatatataacacacaCAATTGTCTTAATTCGTCAAAGAAGTACTCAAAAACCTTATTAATTTCTTTATGTTTCCTTATATTATAGATCTTCATAGTGTCTAATTATATAGTAATTCAAAACAGTTGACTCATATGATATGGATATTTGTAATTAGGGGAGTGGTTAAACGTTACGTAAgtttgaaagaaaaaggaaaaatttAAAAATGGAGTTAGTCAACAAATCGAATCATCAACAAATAATTTAAGAATAAATGTCTATATGATTACCAAAGCAAACTGTAATTTGCACATGCATAGATAATATTAAATTATGTAGATATAAATTTCTCCCAACGTATAAAGTATAAGATAAACTTGCTAAATATGCAAGTTCAGAAGTTAATATATAGGACTCTCTGGGATGAACCACCATTGTTTATATTAGACAATTTAAATGCTGATACTATTATTAAATGAAATAGTATAAATAAAATATCCAGTTTCGAAAAGAAAAAAATGAATGGCCCCATTTACTATTTTGGACTTTATGGGCTTTAAGcccaattatttttattatttaaaaataaataaaaatcaacTCAGTTAATAATACATTCATCCATGATCCATCTTCTTCCTTTGTCAATCTCCACTGTAAAACGTCCCTGTacaaataaaaaaatgaaaattgGGACGTTTTTCAGTCTTTAATCCTCTTAGCTAATCCTAATATACACAATACATGAACAATAATCAATTCTTCTTCTAGTGCCATTGGAAGTAGAAGAGGATCGCTTCCGGATCTGGGAGGTAAACCCATTTCCTAATTGCTTCCGATTTCGACATTTTCAATTTGTTTTTTGTTTGATTTTTCGATGTTCTAATTTCAGGATTGATTGATTGCGTACCTTCAAATCTGGGTCTCTGTTGATTCAAACCTTTTTCGGGTAAATGTTCATAAAAATCGAAGCTTTATATAGATTCGTTCTCAATTTGGGCCTTGGTTATTCATAAGTGTAGATTGTGCATTTTTCGAGATTTTTGTCATGTATAAATTCCTTTTTTAAGCTGATGATTATACTATTTTTGGACTTCATTTTGAACCCAGTTTAGTTGTATCTGTATTTTAGACAGTGCCATTGTTAGATGAAGTTGTTGTTGTATGGAAGATAGCTTTGCTGTTTATAGTTTTGTCTAATACTCCATTGTTAAATCTAGCCATTTATCAATTTACTTGGGTTGTTTGTTCTTTGAACCATTATTCATTTCATCTGGTGTTGTATTTCAATATGTAATTTTGAGTTTCAATCGTTGTGTTGTATCTGAATCTGGAAGAAGATTGTTTTGTCGTCTCTTGGATATTAGAAGGAAAACATTCCATTTTGCGGAATTCATTATCTTAGAAATCTTTGTGGTGAAAAGTTGCTACTCGAAAAAATTGTAATCTTGCATAGATTAAGACAATCTTTTCTTTGTTCGTCCTCATGAAATCGAAATGTTAAATGGTTTCAGGTTTGCTGGTGCATCATCAGCTATGGTTAATGATTTGTTAATGTCCCTCACCGGAAGTCATCATCCTTTAAGAAACAATTTGACTTGAGCTGGCCGGCACTTGTGCAGAGGCACCGATTTCTGTTGACAGCACTGGCTCTGTTGACTTTCCTCTGCACCGTTTATCTCTATTTTGCTATCACATTAGGTGAGCAAATGACTTGTAGCGGCTTACAAGGAACCAAAAAGGCATTGTGTCGTTTAGAGCTTGCAAAGAATACTGCGTCTAATGGCAAACTCAAATTCATGTAAGCAGGTTTATTTTTCTCTATTTTTTTGAGGGTGGAAATGTGATAGGTGATGTATTGTGCAAGTTATTATACTTATATGTAACAAGATTTCCTTAAATTGCATTAGTAATTGATTGAAATGGAAAGAGATCAGTTCCATACAGCTCTCATTAGCATTTACCGAAACTTGTACTCGACATACAGCTTTATTATCATAATCAACAACTCAAAATTAGATGTGGCCTAACCTAGGGGTGGCCTATAAACAGGGGCGGATCCAGGATTGGAGGTCGGGTGGGACCGAAAGTAGTCGTAGATTTTTCAGGAGGCCAATGCATGATTTTATTGGGTGGGATCGATGAGATTTTATTATCCATATCGAATTTAGTTAATGACATTTAATCTTGGTATATTTTTTTCCATAAATTATAGTGTATCCAAGACTTTAATATTGTGGAAAATTCAAGTCGCACCGCGATTTTCTCTATTAAATTAAATCATGATtcataaacaaattaacataaataataattaattttattaattaagtgAAATTTAattcatttaaataaatttattactactagtattaaaaACAAAATTGTAAAATTTACCTAATAAATGATattaaaatatcaacaaaaatgaACTATTCAAATATTGAACTATTTATATTGGAAGATATTTTTTAaagtttttttaaaattttaataatcatatttataaataaaaagaagatatttcaagaaaaaaaaatatttgaagaCTAAAAAATTTAATAGTCATATTTATAAGGAttataaatagataacatataatttttaaaataaaaaatagaatGAAAAAATATAGGATTCAAACCCATGATAGACCTGCAATCTATTTAAGAATCTTACCATTAGGTCAAGTTATAGGTTTGTGTTTTATTAGAGAACACAATTAATCTAATATATTagtataatttaatttttaaaaaaaattggatCGGATCGTGGTCCCCCTTGCATGTATGTGGGTCCGTCCCTGCCTATAAAACGAGTTGAACCAACTGAACCAGTTTCAGTTTGCTTAATTCAAAATGAAACTTTTAGTCGGTTTGATCCGATTTGAACCAAAAAACTAAGTAATCTCGCCGGAAGCATTAATTACCAACAAGGCAACAACCACATGGGAGTCCCATCACCGATGATGACCTGCACTTGTTGTGGTGATGTTTTCTTCTGCATCACGACTTCTAATGTAAATGCGACGCCCTGAATTTCCGGTAGCATCATCGGAAACCAATCGATGAACATCTAAAGGCGAAACAGAATCATTACGAGAAGCTGAACTGGTAAAAGAAGTGAACTCCCGAATGGCTACTAATTATATCATCGTCCAGCAATTGAATTTCTTGGTGGTTTTGTGAGAAATCAGATATTTCCTCCAATTCCCTGGCAACGTCTTTCATAGTTGGTCTGTTTTTGCCATTTAAGTTTAAGCATCTCTTAGCAAGATTAGCAAATGCCAAGCATCTTCTTCTGGACACGCCTGCCTACATGAGGATCGATAAGGTCAACTAATCGATCTTCTTCCATCAATCGGAAGAAATGCATGACTAAAACTCACACTTTCTTCTGACCTTGCGAAAGAAATTGGTTTCTGTCCAGTTAAGAGCTCAATGAGGACAACTCCAAAGCTATAGACGTCGCTCTTATCAGTGAACTGGCTTGATCGGAAATACTCTGGATCGAAGTAACCGAAAGTGCCTTTGACATTCGTGGTTAAGTGAGTCTTGATCAATAGAAATCGACCTGGAAGTTCCGAAATCGGACACTTTTGCTCTGAATTTCTCATCTAGCAGTATATTAGAGGACTTGATATCTCGATGATAAATCGGAATGGCAGCAGCCGAGTGCAGATAAGAGAGAGCTCCAGAAACTTCCATGGCGATTCTTAAACGCATTTCCCATGACATTGGAGGCTCGTCTTGCAAGTACTCGTAAACATTGCCATTTGGACATACTCGTACACCAGCAGAGGAACTTGTGTCTCTAAACAACAACCTAGGAGCTTAACCACATTCCTGTGATTGATTTGGGAAAGAATAACGAGTTCATTAATGAACTCTTCTAATCTTCCTTCATCTACAAGCTTTGATTTCTTCACCGCCACGATTCTTCCATTCTACCAACATTCCTTTGTACACAGTTCCTTGTCCACCTTGGCCAAGAATCCGGTTATCGTTAAAATTGTTTGTGGCGTTTTGCAACTCCTTGGAAGTGAACACCTTCGTCTTATCAATATTACCTTGCGCATTTGAGGATAACTGTTGCTGCAACAATAAACCGCCATTGCGTTTGAAGAACTTCTTTTTGAGTTTTGATGTCTTTTCTCTTTATTATGAACTTGTAACACCTCCATACACCAATAAATGCGAAAAATACTCCGACGCCCAGACAAGTACCTACTTAGCTTAAAAAAATTACTCAGACAGAATATGGCATCACAAGTTTTATACTGGAAATGTTACTTTGTCTTCCCCTAAGCTCACCTAAAATAATGACCGAGTACGTTTTTTTTTCCTTACAATGGTAACTCCCCACTGTGTTAACACAAGTAGCTCCATGGCTGCAACTGTATGCCCCAAGTTCACACTCATCGATATCTGACAAAAACAAGCAGACAATTAGTTATATTGCCATCCAAAAAGGATTTGGGAGGACAGAGAAAAGTAGAGAGACCAAGACACGTTACATTACACTTACCTTGGCATCCATCGCCATTGGGTAGATAAGGATTGCCTTCATAACCATGTCCACAGCTACATTCTGTAGTGTTTGACTTATCACTACTGAGATAACAATCAATAGAAGGAGTGAAGATGGCTGGAAAATGAGCTTTCCACTTCAAAATCATAGACGTATTCAATATCTTGCAAAGTAATCAAGTCTATGATTCCCTTAGCCTGAAACCATGATTGCCTTGTCAAGAAGGCTAAACTGCATTTATCTTCTCTGGTGAAATTCACTTTCTCAAACTTGACATCCAAAACCCGGAAAGCCAAAGGAACCGAGGTTTGGCAACACTTGGTTTCCGTTGCAAGCCTGTCGAGCATCAAAGCGCATAGCGCTACCGCTGCAAGTCGACTCACAACCAACAATCTGAGCGTGAAATTGTGTCATCTCAACGCGAGTGTTGCATCCAACTGCTATAAAATATATTACTATCTGACAAGTAGAAAGGACTTCCGGCAAGATTGGGCCCCAAGCTGGTTTTTCCACGGGAACAATTTTTTGTTGAAATTATAGAGCCCTTCACCTCTATCGAGATCTGATGAGCGTATCCTGGCCAGGTATCTGGGACGGATAACAGCTCAGCATTTATGCTCTTGATGAAGGCTCTCTCTTCCTGGTTACTAGTTTTTGTTGCAGACAACTTCAAACCAATGATTCAAGGAACAATGGCCCCCGATCCCAAGAGGATATGGAATGCTGATCTTCCCGTGATTTACAGTTAGGAAGTACAGTTCTAAGTGCTTCTGACTTCGACACTAAGAACATGACCAAAATGATGAAAAATATCAGAGACATCTTTGCAACTATTAACTGATTCTTTCCTTTCTTTTCTTGTTTGATCAAATACTGTTTTTTAGCACAAGTTTAAGCTATACAAGTTCTGTCTGCTCAATCCAAACACATATATATCAACTATCTCTCAAGTAAACTGTGAAAATAGCAAGTCGTTGCAGTCTTGCGGAAGCTATCTTTCTTGACTATGACAAAGCAAATACAAAATGAAACTTACTAGAAAAGTTTGTGAACATTTTAATTTAAATAACATTTATATCCTttaatttcatttttatttatagtTACTTGCTACAAAATCTAATGctattaatttttaattatctgGACTTGCGATTAAAGTTACTCATTTTTATTAACTTTGAAGTCTTTTAAATTAACATTTATTTACGTAAAAACAAAATCTCTTTTAAAGTTTAATACAGATGTTAATTATTTTAAACATGCAATATAAATAAATTACCTTAAAATAAATCTATCTTTCAATAAAATATTAAGGTGTGCGGTACATACCAACAAAAAAATGAGACactataaattatataataattaatgttaaaaaagataatatttattatatatataaaaaagtgaTATTAATTAGTCTAAGATACCTAAAATCAGAaaattaatttataaataatataaaaataataaactaatataaaattgaaaattgaaatgtgtaatttattattataataactgttAGCGGATTTTGAATGCGGAAATATAGTAGTGAAGTAGCTAAATAGAATGGAGATGGAATTAAAAGGGTAAAACAGTCCGTTTAATTAAAAATATAGTGGGGTTTAAATTTTAGAATAATAAATTTAATTTGTGTTtggatttatttttatttttgaatttttattttaaaatagtttttttgaaagaaaattgaaatggaaattttttattaaaatatatattatatttggtAAATCATTTTAAAATGGACTTCGAAACAATAGATGTTTGGTAATTATTTTTGAATAGTATTGAAAATTGATAAAATAATATGAAAAATACATAATTATCATACATTATATTTTGAGTGTCTAACTCCCATCATTTTCATTTTAC
This genomic stretch from Rutidosis leptorrhynchoides isolate AG116_Rl617_1_P2 unplaced genomic scaffold, CSIRO_AGI_Rlap_v1 contig360, whole genome shotgun sequence harbors:
- the LOC139883141 gene encoding LOW QUALITY PROTEIN: wall-associated receptor kinase-like 22 (The sequence of the model RefSeq protein was modified relative to this genomic sequence to represent the inferred CDS: inserted 3 bases in 2 codons; deleted 4 bases in 4 codons) translates to MNLRLSQNSERLSQLGLRRDKSFFAAVVVLDILSATKTSNQEERAFIKSINAELLSVPDTWPGYAHQISIEWKAHFPAIFTPSIDCYLSSDKSNTTECSCGHGYEGNPYLPNGDGCQDIDECELGAYSCSHGATCVNTVGSYHCKEKKTYSVIILGTCLGVGVFFAFIGVWRCYKFIIKRKDIKLKKKFFKRNGGLLLQQQLSSNAQGNIDKTKVFTSKELQNATNNFNDNRILGQGGQGTVYKGMLVEGRIVAVKKSKLVDEGRLEEFINELVILSQINHRNVVKLLGCCLETQVPLLVYEYXPNGNVYEYLQDEPPMSWEMRLRIAMEVSGALSYLHSAAAIPIYHRDIKSSNILLDEKFRAKVSDFGTSRSISIDQTHLTTNVKGTFGYFDPEYFRSSQFTDKSDVYSFGVVLIELLTGQKPISFARSEESVSLVMHFFRLMEEDRLVDLIDPHVGRRVQKXRCLAFANLAKRCLNLNGKNRPTMKDVARELEEISDFSQNHQEIQLLDDDIISSHSGVHFFYQFSFS
- the LOC139883140 gene encoding LOW QUALITY PROTEIN: AP2-like ethylene-responsive transcription factor At1g16060 (The sequence of the model RefSeq protein was modified relative to this genomic sequence to represent the inferred CDS: inserted 2 bases in 1 codon; deleted 3 bases in 2 codons; substituted 1 base at 1 genomic stop codon), with the protein product MAKLSQKKQKPSADIHQKGKTTTXIKATKRTRKSVPRDSPPRRSSIYRGVTRHRWTGRYEAHLWDKNCWNESQNKKGRQVYLGAYDDEEAAAHAYDLAALKYWGDQDTILNFPLSTYEEEVKEMEGLAKEEYIGSLRRKSSGFSRGVSKYRGVARHHHNGRWEARIGDVFGNKYLYLGTYATQEEAATAYDIAAIEYRGLNAVTNFDLSRYIKWLRPSNNVNSNKPSNDRXQLYQALTLTLEYKPKPELGFDQSTISGPSSSSGSESSTKPPRLNGGGATGATSSSALELLLQSSKFKEMLERTSSSSSVVDCPSTPPIESNLPPRRSFPDDIQTYFASHDAGNYAEGDDIIFSELNLISSPIFHYELDH